GGTCATCGACGGCAAGGGCTCCTCCGCCACGGTCGAGACCATCGAGCCGTGCGTATTCTGGTGCCTCTCGCGTCCGCATTTCCTGCACCTCATCGAGGACGAGCGCGAGATCGGAAGAAAATTCTGGCGGGCGCTCGCCGAGATTTTGAGCGAGCGCCTGCGCTTCACCAACAAGACCCTGAACGACTACATGAGAATCAACCAGACGCTCGCCGAGAACAAGACGTTCCGTGAATTCTACAAGATGTGCCATTCGTAATCCGCGGCCCGCTACGTCGCGCGGGCCGGTCACCGGATTCGCGTCGAGGTCTCGAGCAGCAACTTCGACCGCTACGACCGGAACCCGAACACCGGAGAGCCCTTCGGGACCGCCGTCAAGACAATCCCCGCAACCCAGACGGTTTTCCACACGGCCGAGCATCCGTCGCGGATTACCCTGCCACTGGGAAGCCGATAGCCCCGCCCGGGGGCGGACTTGCTTTTTGAAAAAGAGTTGCTATAGCATCAAGTATGAATGAGGCGTTCCTTTGCGGCCGACTCCGGCGCATCGGAAGCTTGTCCGCCTCAAGCGGGCTTGTCCGCCTCAGCGAAAGGAACGAGTGAGAATTTTTATAAGCGCCATTAAAAGGAGAATAACGTATATGAGTCACTGGACGGTGGTTGAAGAAGAAGCGCTGCGCAGGCCGTGGATTTCTGCGGGCGTCGACGGAGCGCCGGGAGTTGGCTTTGCACGCGGCGATGACGACGATTTCGATGACGACGATTACGACGATGACGATGACGACGATTACGACGACTTTGACGACGACGACTACGACGACGACGAAGAGGACGAGGAGGAGGATGACGACTTTGACGAGGAGTACTAAGCGCCGTTCGCGGCGAAGCTGAGGCTCCCGGAAAAATTTTCTACGTACGCCGGAATCTCCGAACCCCGCCTGCGAAGCCTGACCCCATACTTGGGGGCCCGTCCGCCCGCCATACGGCCTGGTAGGAAGGCAGGCTTACCCGGCTTTCTCTGAGGGTCAACGACCCGTCAACGCAGGCTCCCCTTTTGTCTCTCCCCAAAACGGACAGCTAACGACGGATTTGACTCCGGCGCACCTCGATGCGGCGGATGGCTTCGGCCGCCTGGGCGCGCTCGGCGGGAGTGGTCGCTCTGTCGAGGAGGGCGTAAAGAAACGTGTTCTCGCGCTCCGCATGGTGCTCCATGAGTCTCAAAAAGAGCGCCTCGCGGTCAAGAAGCGCCAAAATATCGCGGCGCTTGGGCGGGCCACGGCGGGAGGCGATGCGCTTTATCGTGCGGCGGAACTCCTGGACGAAACGCTCCATTTTCCGGTGCTCGGCCAGGAACAACTCCGCCGTCCCCCCCTCGACGCGCCCCACGCGCTGGGTGTAGGCGGGGAGAAGAAGCACCTCTTCGACGCGGATATGGGCGCGCAGAATCTTCCAGAACGGCTCCAGCAGCTCCAGGGCCGCCTTGAGCCCGCCCCCGAGGAGCGCCTCCCGGTGCTCGGCAAACAAGGCGCCCAGTTCGGCATGCACGTCAGCCAAATCGGAAAAGCGGAACGCGCGTTTTTTTTTCGGAGGGCGCTTGGCCGGCTTTGCCTTACGTGCGCGGGAGGAGCGGGAGGGCATAACCACTACATTTTACCCCATGGCGGCGCACTTTGCATGCCTTCCGAGACCTCGTCGTGCCACCCCTGACGGCAAACGACCGACTGCTGCGGTTTGCGGGGGCGGTGCGAGCGTGCTACGATGGCGGGCATGACCGCAAACGTGCTCTTGAACGTCCTGGGCGCACGGGAGAAGCTGGACCTCTTCACGCACGACATGGAGGGGCGGGAATATCTTTTCGTTTCGCTGCACCGACTGCTGCGTCGCCATGGACTCGGCGTCGAAGCCGACGCCTTGCGGCGCGACATCATGCGCCGCCTCAACGAGCAGGTCAAAAAGCTCGCAATCCGAAACGAGCAATTCCGCATTCTCTTCGCGCGCGAGCTTCTGACCTTCGTGCTCCAGGCGCTCCAGCACGAGCTGCTCCATCCCCTCGAAGCGCAGCCCCATCTCAACAAGGTCGAGGAAACGGCGCTTGCGCTTTCAGCGGACGCCCGCTCGGAGCTCCGCGAGGCGGTCATCTCGGAGTACATCGGCTACGCCGTAGCCACGAACGACACGCACTACCTCGAATGCGCGAGGGCTTTCCTCGAAAAAACTCCGCATCGCACGGAACACGTAGAGTCCCTCGACGGAGACCTTCTCTACGCGCTCGCGGAAGGCTACGCCCAGGTGGGGCGCTCGACGAGCGTCAACTATCTTCCCGTCCTGGAGGGCATTGCGGCACTGCTTCAGGATCCTTACAACGTGATGCGCGGAAAATTCTTGCTCTACCGCGCGGGCCAGGAGTTCGGCCCGCTGCTCGGCCACACGCTTTCGCACGGGGAAGTTTTGGAAATTCTCTCGGCGATGGGCGAGCGGCCGCAGCGCGTGCTCGCCTCGGCCGAGGCGGCGCACCTAAGCGCGCAGGCCGGCCGCCGGGCCGACGTAGACGTGTTCCTCGACGAGAGCTTCGCGCGCGCCGACCGCGCCTTCCTGCTGGCGCGGCGGGGCCGATTCGCGACGCGCCTGATGGAAATCCTGGGCGAGATCGTGTTCCTGACGCGCGAGCCGCGCCACCTGGAGCGCATGGAGGCGTTCCTCCACCGCACGAAGCCGCGCACCGAAACCTTCGAGCCGCTCATCCACGGCGCTTTTTTTCACTTCGTCCGCACGCTTGCGCGCCTTTACGAGGCGACGGGCGAGGAGAAGCACCTCGACGCGGCGCGGCGCTACCTCGGCACCACGGCGCCCGACGAGGCCGTTTTGGAGCTCGCGTGGGCCCTCTATCGCCGCGAGCGCTACGCCGACGCGAACCGCCTGCTCTACCGCTTCGAGGACGAGGCGCGCTCGCTCCAGAGCTTCGCGCTCGAAGCCCTTTCCCACCTCCGGCAGAACGACACGCCGTCGTTCGTACAGACCCTGGAGCGCGGCCTGAACCAGGCCGAGGTCACCCCGCTCGGGGACGGAAGCGGCGTCGAGGACGCCGAAACTTTTCTGGACCTGCTGCGACCTGACGCCGTCGAGGTCGGACGCGCGCGACTCTTTCGGGTGATGGCGGCCCTGGTGCGGCGGCGCTACGGCGGCTCGGACGCCCGCTACCGCATCGAGATCAAGTGCGCCCTCGGCTTGTGGGAGACCGGCCAGCGCCAAGGCACTAAGAGCGGGGCAAGCTCGGAACATCAAGCCGAGGCGGAAGAAATTCTCGGCGCGTTCCCTCTTGTAAAACGCATGCAGGGCCTCCTCGCGTGGGCCCGCCTTCAAGCGGAGCATTCCGCCAGCGGGGAGCCGTCAGCCAAGGACGAGGGACCAGGGGCCAGTACCCGGAAACCAGTAGCCGAAAACCAGTAGCCGCCCACGCCAGGGGCGAGCCGCTCCCCTACCGGCCGCTTCGGCGCAGGTATTCCTCGGCCACCTTCTCGGGGTCGAGGCCGAGTAAGCGCGCGTATTCCTTGAC
The DNA window shown above is from Acidobacteriota bacterium and carries:
- a CDS encoding cyclic nucleotide-binding domain-containing protein, with the translated sequence MTTYGHTIDLRRLRMFREMTEEELNRIFDHLERAEASAGTVILEGGQPGSTLYFIERGAVRVKNLVGGQTVVLATLGPHEHFGDMAVIDGKGSSATVETIEPCVFWCLSRPHFLHLIEDEREIGRKFWRALAEILSERLRFTNKTLNDYMRINQTLAENKTFREFYKMCHS